The proteins below come from a single Anguilla rostrata isolate EN2019 chromosome 3, ASM1855537v3, whole genome shotgun sequence genomic window:
- the col4a2 gene encoding collagen alpha-2(IV) chain isoform X1, whose protein sequence is MKSEVRMDGAMQVRRRIEFKSLRFSLNTLTTLCLIILVLLTTEVQAGGKKYNQPCGGRDCSGGCKCFPEKGARGQPGPLGPQGGQGSPGRPGEPGVIGPKGEKGDRGRGGITGPKGSVGMTGVPGFSGMDGIPGHPGQAGSRGKPGADGCNGTRGDDGTQGRTGLHGYAGHPGNPGRKGEKGDSLEVSVFMERFRGERGDRGFPGYTGPAGLPGLTGRQGHVGPQGPPGFPGPPGPKGTMTKTLKGQKGEPGDAGEPGPPGNSTHPHTKTPSGLPGLKGEKGFQGERGDLADNWVIGEVGVMGYPGQRGSPGLDGQPGETGDAGEPGQGGRDGAKGERGEPGEFIPIGPIPPAPPGPNGQPGPQGEKGEPGEKGLPGTPGTPAYPTSETRFNKGSFGPKGFKGSKGPDGDPGIPATVPGPPGYDGYPGDPGAPGERGSWGNEFRGPKGEIGQPGAGGQQGQKGDEGLCQCDNVNSPPGPPGPPGSPGIQGMSGEWGQQGDPGSPGPRGAPGLPGLQGQEGLPGPKGSKGRPMKATQKGFPGDPGDPGTTGNQGESGQPGPIGSPGAPGLRGRPGEGPVGPPGEKGGPGRPGAPGRAGLMGEPGVVLGAKGLPGLPGDAGYDGFDGSPGPPGVQGGCVLEGNRRREDGTGECDPVPGPAGKPGLPGPIGLDGSQGTPGPKGFQGLFGEEGLKGEQGDPGRGGPMGHPGFVGPRGDRGSPGSKGRQGSPGDLGRRGLDGEPGQKGNHGEVVGASTGPSGEPGPPGLQGAKGNIGDPGQPGYPGMEGMPGILGSKGELGPPGLQGEEGRPGPPGKYGFRGFPGQTGPPGSPGSIGEPGPAGDRGDDGDPGPPGPFGRKGIPGEPGSVGPKGNEGQQGNPGLPGRPGHAGLPGVKGSRGSTGMTGFEGMPGVKGKLGFAGQKGEQGFSGTPGYKGAMGKKGVKGDRGLQGPPGEKPYIPPYMMKEMKGTKGDHGKLGDYGFVGPRGSKGYPGLPGGTGTDGMPGEPSDEKGAKGNFGAEGLPGHKGMPGLPGQPGIQGFPGMTGHRGEKGTPGAYGRSGEDGVKGRKGEGGPIINLPGPTGERGNPGFPGQLGVKGFNGLLGERGSSGFNGIDGLKGEKGQPGTEGPAGSDGKNGSPGHHGHKGWPGTPGEPGFGGHPGLPGQRGFPGLKGIFGLDGLKGQKGIPGVPGSDNGGLAGDPGTKGEKGEAGIPNTERGLPGLLGSKGSRGDSGDQGEPGPPGFQGPPGIHGISDIQGAQGDPGFPGAKGHQGFPGFQGRPGVPSTSGSKGDRGQPGPFGERGSIGTQGDQGQQGFPGRNGLSGNKGATGEQGLMGTPGRPGFKGDKGPVGPKGNTGFPGFPGVPGDQGPVPTPPKQPGERGPPGAHGIRGPEGHRGEFGPQGPPGDPGFMGPQGQKGMPGVSGTPGTPGYRGDVGQGGHQGLQGLQGSPGRPGAPGITGMPGRSVSVGYLLVKHSQSDQTPMCPVGMAKLWDGYSLLYFEGQEKAHNQDLGLAGSCLPRFNTMPFLYCNPGDICYYASRNDKSYWLSTTAPIPMMPVEETEIRPYISRCSVCEAPSVAIAVHSQDTTIPQCPAGWRSLWIGYSFLMHTAAGDEGGGQSLVSPGSCLEDFRTTPFIECNGAKGACHYFANKQSFWLTSIEHSFQSRPAAETLKAGQQLSRISRCQVCMKNL, encoded by the exons GGACAGCCAGGCCCCCTAGGACCACAGGGAGGCCAGGGATCCCCAGGACGACCGGGTGAGCCTGGTGTGATCGGGCccaagggagagaagggggaccGTGGACGTGGCGGCATCACCGGGCCAAAAGGATCCGTG GGAATGACCGGAGTTCCTGGGTTTTCTGGGATGGACGGGATTCCC GGTCACCCTGGACAGGCAGGATCTCGTGGGAAACCAGGTGCTGATGGCTGCAATGGAACACGAGGAGACGACGGAACGCAGGGCAGAACAGGCCTACATGGCTATGCAGGTCATCCT GGTAACCCTGGCAGAAAGGGTGAGAAAGGTGACTCTTTGGAAGTCAGCGTGTTCATGGAAAGATTTCGG GGAGAAAGGGGTGATCGTGGCTTTCCaggatataca GGCCCTGCTGGTTTACCTGGTTTGACAGGACGTCAGGGCCATGTTGGGCCACAG GGGCCCCCTGGATTTCCTGGCCCTCCAGGGCCAAAG ggcACAATGACTAAAACGTTGAAGGGGCAGAAAGGTGAACCG GGCGATGCCGGAGAGCCAGGCCCCCCCGGGAACTCTACTCACCCCCACACCAAGACCCCCTCAGGGCTACCG GGGCTGAAAGGGGAAAAGGGTTTCCAAGGTGAAAGGGGAGATTTG GCTGACAACTGGGTGATCGGAGAAGTGGGTGTGATGGGATATCCAGGGCAAAGG ggGAGCCCTGGTTTAGATGGGCAGCCAGGAGAGACG GGAGATGCTGGGGAACCAGGGCAAGGTGGAAGAGATGGAGCCAAG GGTGAAAGAGGAGAGCCAGGAGAATTCATTCCGATCGGTCCAATTCCAC CGGCGCCCCCTGGTCCTAATGGACAGCCCGGGCCccagggggagaagggggaacCTGGGGAGAAGGGACTCCCTGGAACCCCAGGAACGCCTGCCTATCCTACTTCCGAAACTA GGTTCAATAAGGGCTCATTTGGCCCAAAGGGGTTCAAAGGGAGCAAGGGTCCTGACGGTGACCCAGGGATACCTGCCACGGTGCCTGGTCCCCCTGGTTACGATGGATATCCAGGAGACCCTGGGGCCCCAGGAGAGAGGGGATCTT GGGGAAACGAGTTCAGAGGTCCGAAAGGTGAAATAGGGCAGCCAGGTGCTGGTGGACAGCAGGGTCAGAAAG GTGATGAAGGCCTGTGCCAGTGCGACAATGTGAACTCCCCACCTGGCCCTCCTGGACCTCCAGGTAGCCCGGGAATCCAAGGCATGTCGGGCGAGTGGGGCCAGCAAGGCGACCCAGGCAGTCCTGGCCCACGCGGGGCTCCTGGACTGCCT GGTCTCCAAGGCCAGGAGGGTCTACCAGGTCCAAAGGGGAGTAAAGGAAGACCAATGAAAGCCACTCAGAAAG GATTTCCTGGAGATCCAGGGGACCCAGGTACAACAGGAAACCAGGGTGAAAGTGGTCAACCTGGGCCTATAGGATCTCCTGGAGCCCCTGGACTGCGTGGTCGACCT GGTGAAGGTCCAGTGGGACCTCCTGGAGAAAAGGGTGGTCCTGGCCGCCCGGGGGCACCTGGGAGAGCTGGACTGATGGGCGAACCAGGTGTGGTCCTTGGAGCAAAAGGACTTCCAGGTCTCCCGGGAGACGCTGGCTACGACGGTTTTGATGGAAGCCCTGGACCCCCAGGTGTTCAAG GAGGCTGTGTTCTGGAAGGAAACAGGAGGCGGGAGGATGGAACAG GAGAGTGTGATCCAGTGCCAGGGCCTGCTGGTAAACCTGGGCTACCTGGCCCTATCGGTTTGGATGGTTCACAAG GCACACCTGGACCCAAAGGTTTTCAAGGActgtttggggaggaggggctcAAAGGAGAACAGGGTGATCCAGGCAGAGGTGGACCAATGGGGCATCCAG GGTTTGTGGGGCCTCGTGGAGATAGGGGTTCACCCGGCAGCAAGGGAAGGCAGGGGTCTCCTGGGGACCTGGGAAGGCGGGGCCTGGATGGAGAACCGGGACAGAAAGGCAACCACGGGGAGGTTGTGGGGGCTTCCACAGGACCTTCCGGAGAGCCAGGGCCCCCTGGCCTACAAGGGGCTAAAGGCAACATTGGAGACCCTGGCCAGCCTGGATACCCAG GGATGGAGGGCATGCCAGGAATCCTTGGCTCCAAAGGAGAACTGGGTCCTCCAGGCCTGCAAGGGGAAGAAGGGAGGCCAGGGCCGCCAGGAAAGTATGGCTTCCGGGGATTCCCAGGACAGACAGGCCCCCCAGGTTCTCCAGGGTCCATTGGAGAACCAG GCCCCGCTGGTGACAGAGGAGATGACGGTGATCCTGGCCCACCAGGCCCTTTTGGAAGGAAGGGAATACCTGGTGAGCCAGGTAGCGTTGGTCCAAAGGGAAACGAGGGGCAGCAGGGTAACCCAGGGTTACCAGGACGACCTGGCCACGCTGGTCTTCCTGGAGTCAAAG GTTCCAGAGGCTCAACAGGGATGACAGGGTTTGAAGGCATGCCAGGTGTCAAGGGAAAACTAGGATTTGCAGGACAGAAAGGAGAACAGGGGTTTTCTGGAACCCCAGGTTACAAAGGTGCCATGGGAAAGAAGGGAGTAAAGG GTGACAGAGGGCTGCAGGGCCCTCctggtgaaaagccatacattCCCCCATACATGATGAAAGAGATGAAGGGGACCAAGGGCGACCATGGGAAATTAGGAGATTATGGCTTCGTAGGTCCCAGGG GGTCTAAGGGATACCCAGGCCTGCCAGGAGGGACTGGTACTGATGGTATGCCGGGAGAGCCCAGCGATGAGAAGGGTGCCAAGGGAAACTTTGGGGCAGAAGGGCTTCCAGGGCACAAAGGAATGCCCGGCCTCCCTGGACAACCGGGAATCCAGGGCTTTCCGGGAATGACTGGCCACAGG ggagagaaaggaacaCCTGGAGCTTACGGCCGCTCAGGGGAAGACGGTGTGAAGGGACGCAAAG GTGAAGGCGGCCCCATCATCAACTTACCTGGACCCACAGGTGAAAGGGGGAACCCTGGCTTTCCTGGACAGTTGG GGGTCAAGGGCTTCAATGggctgctgggagagaggggcagctcAGGCTTCAATGGCATTGATGGTCTGAAAGGAGAGAAGGGTCAGCCTGGTACTGAAGGCCCGGCAG GGTCTGATGGGAAAAATGGTTCCCCAGGACACCATGGCCACAAGGGGTGGCCTGGGACCCCAGGAGAGCCAGGGTTTGGGGGTCATCCTGGCCTCCCAGGGCAGAGAG GTTTTCCTGGTCTGAAGGGCATATTTGGTCTGGACGGTCTAAAGGGGCAGAAAGGCATCCCAGGAGTCCCAG GTTCGGATAACGGAGGACTGGCAGGAGACCCTGGGACTAAAGGGGAGAAAGGAGAAGCAGGGATCCCCAACACAGAGAGAGGATTACCAGGGCTGTTGGGTTCCAAGGGATCTCGCGGAGACTCAG GTGATCAAGGTGAACCTGGACCCCCTGGATTTCAGGGCCCCCCTGGGATACACGGGATATCTGACATACAAGGCGCACAGGGTGACCCCGGTTTCCCAGGGGCAAAAGGGCATCAAG gttttcctGGGTTTCAAGGGAGACCAGGTGTACCCTCAACCAGCGGAAGCAAGGGGGATAGAGGACAGCCAGGACCTTTTGGGGAGAGGGGCTCAATAGGTACCCAAGGAGATCAGGGACAGCAAGGATTCCCAGGGCGGAACGGACTGTCTGGGAATAAAG GTGCAACGGGAgagcaggggctgatgggaactCCTGGAAGGCCTGGTTTCAAAGGAGACAAAGGACCTGTCGGTCCAAAAGGCAACACTGGATTTCCAG GATTCCCCGGGGTGCCTGGTGATCAGGGCCCAGTACCCACCCCACCTAAACAGCCTGGGGAGAGGGGCCCGCCTGGTGCTCATGGAATCCGTGGACCCGAAGGACATCGTGGGGAGTTTGGCCCCCAAGGGCCGCCTGGAGACCCAG gCTTCATGGGTCCCCAGGGACAGAAGGGCATGCCAGGAGTCAGTGgcacacctggaacaccaggtTACCGTGGAGATGTCGGGCAGGGTGGGCACCAAGGTCTCCAGGGCCTTCAAG ggAGTCCGGGCCGCCCCGGTGCCCCTGGGATCACTGGAATGCCGGGGCGCAGTGTGAGCGTGGGGTACCTGCTGGTGAAGCACAGCCAGTCGGACCAAACGCCCATGTGTCCCGTGGGCATGGCCAAGCTGTGGGATGGGTACAGTCTGCTGTACTTTGAGGGTCAGGAGAAGGCTCACAATCAGGACCTGG GCCTGGCTGGGTCTTGTCTTCCTCGTTTCAATACCATGCCCTTCCTCTACTGCAACCCCGGGGACATTTGCTACTATGCCAGTCGCAATGACAAATCCTATTGGCTGTCCACCACTGCCCCCATTCCCATGATGCCAGTGGAGGAGACGGAGATCAGACCCTACATCAGCCGCTGCTCCGTATGCGAGGCGCCATCCGTGGCTATTGCAGTGCACAGTCAGGACACtacaatcccacaatgccctgcggGCTGGCGCAGCTTGTGGATTGGCTACTCTTTCCTCATG CACACGGCTGCCGGAGACGAGGGCGGCGGGCAGTCCCTGGTGTCACCCGGCTCCTGCTTGGAGGACTTCCGCACCACGCCCTTCATCGAGTGCAACGGGGCCAAAGGGGCCTGCCACTACTTTGCCAATAAGCAGAGCTTCTGGCTCACTTCCATCGAGCACTCCTTCCAGAGCCGGCCAGCCGCAGAGACGCTCAAGGCTGGCCAGCAGCTGTCCCGAATCAGCCGCTGCCAAGTGTGCATGAAGAACCtgtga
- the col4a2 gene encoding collagen alpha-2(IV) chain isoform X2 translates to MKSEVRMDGAMQVRRRIEFKSLRFSLNTLTTLCLIILVLLTTEVQAGGKKYNQPCGGRDCSGGCKCFPEKGARGQPGPLGPQGGQGSPGRPGEPGVIGPKGEKGDRGRGGITGPKGSVGMTGVPGFSGMDGIPGHPGQAGSRGKPGADGCNGTRGDDGTQGRTGLHGYAGHPGNPGRKGEKGDSLEVSVFMERFRGERGDRGFPGYTGPAGLPGLTGRQGHVGPQGPPGFPGPPGPKGTMTKTLKGQKGEPGDAGEPGPPGNSTHPHTKTPSGLPGLKGEKGFQGERGDLADNWVIGEVGVMGYPGQRGSPGLDGQPGETGDAGEPGQGGRDGAKGERGEPGEFIPIGPIPPAPPGPNGQPGPQGEKGEPGEKGLPGTPGTPAYPTSETRFNKGSFGPKGFKGSKGPDGDPGIPATVPGPPGYDGYPGDPGAPGERGSWGNEFRGPKGEIGQPGAGGQQGQKGDEGLCQCDNVNSPPGPPGPPGSPGIQGMSGEWGQQGDPGSPGPRGAPGLPGLQGQEGLPGPKGSKGRPMKATQKGFPGDPGDPGTTGNQGESGQPGPIGSPGAPGLRGRPGEGPVGPPGEKGGPGRPGAPGRAGLMGEPGVVLGAKGLPGLPGDAGYDGFDGSPGPPGVQGECDPVPGPAGKPGLPGPIGLDGSQGTPGPKGFQGLFGEEGLKGEQGDPGRGGPMGHPGFVGPRGDRGSPGSKGRQGSPGDLGRRGLDGEPGQKGNHGEVVGASTGPSGEPGPPGLQGAKGNIGDPGQPGYPGMEGMPGILGSKGELGPPGLQGEEGRPGPPGKYGFRGFPGQTGPPGSPGSIGEPGPAGDRGDDGDPGPPGPFGRKGIPGEPGSVGPKGNEGQQGNPGLPGRPGHAGLPGVKGSRGSTGMTGFEGMPGVKGKLGFAGQKGEQGFSGTPGYKGAMGKKGVKGDRGLQGPPGEKPYIPPYMMKEMKGTKGDHGKLGDYGFVGPRGSKGYPGLPGGTGTDGMPGEPSDEKGAKGNFGAEGLPGHKGMPGLPGQPGIQGFPGMTGHRGEKGTPGAYGRSGEDGVKGRKGEGGPIINLPGPTGERGNPGFPGQLGVKGFNGLLGERGSSGFNGIDGLKGEKGQPGTEGPAGSDGKNGSPGHHGHKGWPGTPGEPGFGGHPGLPGQRGFPGLKGIFGLDGLKGQKGIPGVPGSDNGGLAGDPGTKGEKGEAGIPNTERGLPGLLGSKGSRGDSGDQGEPGPPGFQGPPGIHGISDIQGAQGDPGFPGAKGHQGFPGFQGRPGVPSTSGSKGDRGQPGPFGERGSIGTQGDQGQQGFPGRNGLSGNKGATGEQGLMGTPGRPGFKGDKGPVGPKGNTGFPGFPGVPGDQGPVPTPPKQPGERGPPGAHGIRGPEGHRGEFGPQGPPGDPGFMGPQGQKGMPGVSGTPGTPGYRGDVGQGGHQGLQGLQGSPGRPGAPGITGMPGRSVSVGYLLVKHSQSDQTPMCPVGMAKLWDGYSLLYFEGQEKAHNQDLGLAGSCLPRFNTMPFLYCNPGDICYYASRNDKSYWLSTTAPIPMMPVEETEIRPYISRCSVCEAPSVAIAVHSQDTTIPQCPAGWRSLWIGYSFLMHTAAGDEGGGQSLVSPGSCLEDFRTTPFIECNGAKGACHYFANKQSFWLTSIEHSFQSRPAAETLKAGQQLSRISRCQVCMKNL, encoded by the exons GGACAGCCAGGCCCCCTAGGACCACAGGGAGGCCAGGGATCCCCAGGACGACCGGGTGAGCCTGGTGTGATCGGGCccaagggagagaagggggaccGTGGACGTGGCGGCATCACCGGGCCAAAAGGATCCGTG GGAATGACCGGAGTTCCTGGGTTTTCTGGGATGGACGGGATTCCC GGTCACCCTGGACAGGCAGGATCTCGTGGGAAACCAGGTGCTGATGGCTGCAATGGAACACGAGGAGACGACGGAACGCAGGGCAGAACAGGCCTACATGGCTATGCAGGTCATCCT GGTAACCCTGGCAGAAAGGGTGAGAAAGGTGACTCTTTGGAAGTCAGCGTGTTCATGGAAAGATTTCGG GGAGAAAGGGGTGATCGTGGCTTTCCaggatataca GGCCCTGCTGGTTTACCTGGTTTGACAGGACGTCAGGGCCATGTTGGGCCACAG GGGCCCCCTGGATTTCCTGGCCCTCCAGGGCCAAAG ggcACAATGACTAAAACGTTGAAGGGGCAGAAAGGTGAACCG GGCGATGCCGGAGAGCCAGGCCCCCCCGGGAACTCTACTCACCCCCACACCAAGACCCCCTCAGGGCTACCG GGGCTGAAAGGGGAAAAGGGTTTCCAAGGTGAAAGGGGAGATTTG GCTGACAACTGGGTGATCGGAGAAGTGGGTGTGATGGGATATCCAGGGCAAAGG ggGAGCCCTGGTTTAGATGGGCAGCCAGGAGAGACG GGAGATGCTGGGGAACCAGGGCAAGGTGGAAGAGATGGAGCCAAG GGTGAAAGAGGAGAGCCAGGAGAATTCATTCCGATCGGTCCAATTCCAC CGGCGCCCCCTGGTCCTAATGGACAGCCCGGGCCccagggggagaagggggaacCTGGGGAGAAGGGACTCCCTGGAACCCCAGGAACGCCTGCCTATCCTACTTCCGAAACTA GGTTCAATAAGGGCTCATTTGGCCCAAAGGGGTTCAAAGGGAGCAAGGGTCCTGACGGTGACCCAGGGATACCTGCCACGGTGCCTGGTCCCCCTGGTTACGATGGATATCCAGGAGACCCTGGGGCCCCAGGAGAGAGGGGATCTT GGGGAAACGAGTTCAGAGGTCCGAAAGGTGAAATAGGGCAGCCAGGTGCTGGTGGACAGCAGGGTCAGAAAG GTGATGAAGGCCTGTGCCAGTGCGACAATGTGAACTCCCCACCTGGCCCTCCTGGACCTCCAGGTAGCCCGGGAATCCAAGGCATGTCGGGCGAGTGGGGCCAGCAAGGCGACCCAGGCAGTCCTGGCCCACGCGGGGCTCCTGGACTGCCT GGTCTCCAAGGCCAGGAGGGTCTACCAGGTCCAAAGGGGAGTAAAGGAAGACCAATGAAAGCCACTCAGAAAG GATTTCCTGGAGATCCAGGGGACCCAGGTACAACAGGAAACCAGGGTGAAAGTGGTCAACCTGGGCCTATAGGATCTCCTGGAGCCCCTGGACTGCGTGGTCGACCT GGTGAAGGTCCAGTGGGACCTCCTGGAGAAAAGGGTGGTCCTGGCCGCCCGGGGGCACCTGGGAGAGCTGGACTGATGGGCGAACCAGGTGTGGTCCTTGGAGCAAAAGGACTTCCAGGTCTCCCGGGAGACGCTGGCTACGACGGTTTTGATGGAAGCCCTGGACCCCCAGGTGTTCAAG GAGAGTGTGATCCAGTGCCAGGGCCTGCTGGTAAACCTGGGCTACCTGGCCCTATCGGTTTGGATGGTTCACAAG GCACACCTGGACCCAAAGGTTTTCAAGGActgtttggggaggaggggctcAAAGGAGAACAGGGTGATCCAGGCAGAGGTGGACCAATGGGGCATCCAG GGTTTGTGGGGCCTCGTGGAGATAGGGGTTCACCCGGCAGCAAGGGAAGGCAGGGGTCTCCTGGGGACCTGGGAAGGCGGGGCCTGGATGGAGAACCGGGACAGAAAGGCAACCACGGGGAGGTTGTGGGGGCTTCCACAGGACCTTCCGGAGAGCCAGGGCCCCCTGGCCTACAAGGGGCTAAAGGCAACATTGGAGACCCTGGCCAGCCTGGATACCCAG GGATGGAGGGCATGCCAGGAATCCTTGGCTCCAAAGGAGAACTGGGTCCTCCAGGCCTGCAAGGGGAAGAAGGGAGGCCAGGGCCGCCAGGAAAGTATGGCTTCCGGGGATTCCCAGGACAGACAGGCCCCCCAGGTTCTCCAGGGTCCATTGGAGAACCAG GCCCCGCTGGTGACAGAGGAGATGACGGTGATCCTGGCCCACCAGGCCCTTTTGGAAGGAAGGGAATACCTGGTGAGCCAGGTAGCGTTGGTCCAAAGGGAAACGAGGGGCAGCAGGGTAACCCAGGGTTACCAGGACGACCTGGCCACGCTGGTCTTCCTGGAGTCAAAG GTTCCAGAGGCTCAACAGGGATGACAGGGTTTGAAGGCATGCCAGGTGTCAAGGGAAAACTAGGATTTGCAGGACAGAAAGGAGAACAGGGGTTTTCTGGAACCCCAGGTTACAAAGGTGCCATGGGAAAGAAGGGAGTAAAGG GTGACAGAGGGCTGCAGGGCCCTCctggtgaaaagccatacattCCCCCATACATGATGAAAGAGATGAAGGGGACCAAGGGCGACCATGGGAAATTAGGAGATTATGGCTTCGTAGGTCCCAGGG GGTCTAAGGGATACCCAGGCCTGCCAGGAGGGACTGGTACTGATGGTATGCCGGGAGAGCCCAGCGATGAGAAGGGTGCCAAGGGAAACTTTGGGGCAGAAGGGCTTCCAGGGCACAAAGGAATGCCCGGCCTCCCTGGACAACCGGGAATCCAGGGCTTTCCGGGAATGACTGGCCACAGG ggagagaaaggaacaCCTGGAGCTTACGGCCGCTCAGGGGAAGACGGTGTGAAGGGACGCAAAG GTGAAGGCGGCCCCATCATCAACTTACCTGGACCCACAGGTGAAAGGGGGAACCCTGGCTTTCCTGGACAGTTGG GGGTCAAGGGCTTCAATGggctgctgggagagaggggcagctcAGGCTTCAATGGCATTGATGGTCTGAAAGGAGAGAAGGGTCAGCCTGGTACTGAAGGCCCGGCAG GGTCTGATGGGAAAAATGGTTCCCCAGGACACCATGGCCACAAGGGGTGGCCTGGGACCCCAGGAGAGCCAGGGTTTGGGGGTCATCCTGGCCTCCCAGGGCAGAGAG GTTTTCCTGGTCTGAAGGGCATATTTGGTCTGGACGGTCTAAAGGGGCAGAAAGGCATCCCAGGAGTCCCAG GTTCGGATAACGGAGGACTGGCAGGAGACCCTGGGACTAAAGGGGAGAAAGGAGAAGCAGGGATCCCCAACACAGAGAGAGGATTACCAGGGCTGTTGGGTTCCAAGGGATCTCGCGGAGACTCAG GTGATCAAGGTGAACCTGGACCCCCTGGATTTCAGGGCCCCCCTGGGATACACGGGATATCTGACATACAAGGCGCACAGGGTGACCCCGGTTTCCCAGGGGCAAAAGGGCATCAAG gttttcctGGGTTTCAAGGGAGACCAGGTGTACCCTCAACCAGCGGAAGCAAGGGGGATAGAGGACAGCCAGGACCTTTTGGGGAGAGGGGCTCAATAGGTACCCAAGGAGATCAGGGACAGCAAGGATTCCCAGGGCGGAACGGACTGTCTGGGAATAAAG GTGCAACGGGAgagcaggggctgatgggaactCCTGGAAGGCCTGGTTTCAAAGGAGACAAAGGACCTGTCGGTCCAAAAGGCAACACTGGATTTCCAG GATTCCCCGGGGTGCCTGGTGATCAGGGCCCAGTACCCACCCCACCTAAACAGCCTGGGGAGAGGGGCCCGCCTGGTGCTCATGGAATCCGTGGACCCGAAGGACATCGTGGGGAGTTTGGCCCCCAAGGGCCGCCTGGAGACCCAG gCTTCATGGGTCCCCAGGGACAGAAGGGCATGCCAGGAGTCAGTGgcacacctggaacaccaggtTACCGTGGAGATGTCGGGCAGGGTGGGCACCAAGGTCTCCAGGGCCTTCAAG ggAGTCCGGGCCGCCCCGGTGCCCCTGGGATCACTGGAATGCCGGGGCGCAGTGTGAGCGTGGGGTACCTGCTGGTGAAGCACAGCCAGTCGGACCAAACGCCCATGTGTCCCGTGGGCATGGCCAAGCTGTGGGATGGGTACAGTCTGCTGTACTTTGAGGGTCAGGAGAAGGCTCACAATCAGGACCTGG GCCTGGCTGGGTCTTGTCTTCCTCGTTTCAATACCATGCCCTTCCTCTACTGCAACCCCGGGGACATTTGCTACTATGCCAGTCGCAATGACAAATCCTATTGGCTGTCCACCACTGCCCCCATTCCCATGATGCCAGTGGAGGAGACGGAGATCAGACCCTACATCAGCCGCTGCTCCGTATGCGAGGCGCCATCCGTGGCTATTGCAGTGCACAGTCAGGACACtacaatcccacaatgccctgcggGCTGGCGCAGCTTGTGGATTGGCTACTCTTTCCTCATG CACACGGCTGCCGGAGACGAGGGCGGCGGGCAGTCCCTGGTGTCACCCGGCTCCTGCTTGGAGGACTTCCGCACCACGCCCTTCATCGAGTGCAACGGGGCCAAAGGGGCCTGCCACTACTTTGCCAATAAGCAGAGCTTCTGGCTCACTTCCATCGAGCACTCCTTCCAGAGCCGGCCAGCCGCAGAGACGCTCAAGGCTGGCCAGCAGCTGTCCCGAATCAGCCGCTGCCAAGTGTGCATGAAGAACCtgtga